In Mycteria americana isolate JAX WOST 10 ecotype Jacksonville Zoo and Gardens chromosome Z, USCA_MyAme_1.0, whole genome shotgun sequence, the sequence tctcccgcctcccctgacccacggcaagagccgctgcaagaacggccccgcaccctcggcctccaccgactgctcctctatttatacgacttattctatttattctgacaacgggttttatctatttattcacctatttattactcgacagaaaataaagacctcttgcaaaaagcttgccagcgcctcttgtctcaggagcacaggaacgcgcctttggggtggggggaagccaccgccacgcaacacctactccaagccctgctccaaacagggctctgcggagcctctgcccgctcttctcttgggcacctccccaaggaggcactttcctcaacctctccgcaaaacctctgccagggtttagccatcgtcatcacaatcacctcttcggccctcgcctcctcagcatttcacaccttccatcccgctttaggccgaccgacgagccctcaggacgaggacgacacggacctctcggagcggctcccgaggagggccacaaaagccatcaggggcggcttggaacgcctctcctacgaggaaaggctgagagagtcggcgttgctcagcctgcagaagacaaggctgcggggagaccttcttgcggcctcccagcacttaaaagggggccgagaaggaagacggggacagactttttaacagggcctgcagcgacaggacgagggctagcggttttaaactaaaagagggcagattcagactcaatatagggaagacgttgtttaccatgagggtggtgaaacaccgcaacaggttgcccagagagctggtagatgccccatccctggaaacattcaagggcaggctggacggggctctgagcgaccccatctcctcaaaggtgtccctgctcactgctggggccttggactaggccgccttcaaaggcccctcccaacccaaaccattcgacgattctacgaaggacaggcacggcagagatcgctttcgttaggccgagttccgctactcttgccccttcaggcacttctcacgacaactctcccgtcgcgctgcttcaaaacacctttcgcagcagcaccacaaaccactctaccgcaacgcggacaaggtccagccacggacctccaacagcagcccacctcccgcagcgacggcacctagggacgccaaatcatcgtgcacgtgccagcaccccaagcacagcgcccaccaacacaacgttgcccgacaacgccacggctcccagaccgccgcacccgccaccacacacacctttcccctgctccaaaagctttgagaaaacacgggggcgtgcaacctccacctcctcctcccgccacagctctacagctagatcagctggctcagctccccctccagaggactcctggacagccctcctctaggggctcaggccaccccaaacgcaacacccttcccttacgcgcgacctttccctctttgctctccagccacctcacgcaagcaggcagagaaaacgcaacaagacccctgcgacggacaggggcgcgcgcatggcaccacagccagggacccaacgcaggcagcaggagcagcagcaagactcttcccttcttcctctgcctttttcctcaagcctttcctccccgttcccatcagcttcgcgcacgggaggagctggggcagctccagccgggaacacgtccggtgctcaagcgcctacacccagagccacctcctcgcaagccaccgacacccccaggccctcgctccaggaggggactccccagcctctgacaagtgacatcactccacaacccttcccaacacgaaaagaaaagacaagaccagctcgcatgaaaacaacggcgagccgcaagcgaaaggaaaaccgaccacaaccaacaccagggcattacacacggaaaagacacttgggcaggaagggaaacttcagctgcagaaaagaggcaccgcagctcgccctgcaggcaaccgggaaaccctaacgcacctccccgccacagctgcccccaagggctctctgccccagcgctttcgcatcccccactcaaccgctacagccaacctccccccaacacaccaccagcaaagcaccgccaccgccctccacacgcacggccaccccaacaacgcacttccccaagaccaccacagccaccagccagaactgaaaaccacagccggaaactcgcagcaatcggaaagcgaggaagggaaagccgtggcaccacataaagccggccgcccggcagcaccccaagcacagcgcccatccgcaccaccacccagcctgaccaggctcctgcccagcaccacccacagccccaccatgcctgcgcccgcatccccacagccccgcctgcggcacggcgccccggcgctcctgctcctcctgacggctctcgccaccaccctcgcctgccaccacctgcgtccccgcgacgccaccttcccctgggacagcctccagctcctccaggccatggctcccagcccgccacagccctgccaccaccagcacgcgcccttccccttccccgacaccctcctccacaccaaccacccgcagcaagccgctgccaccgccctacgcatcctccagcacctcttcgccaccctcagcagccccagcacgcccccacactgggacgcccaggcacgccaccacctcctcaacagcctccagcaccacgtccagcagctccagcgatgcctgccagccaacggcacgctctcgcaaggccacgggccccgcaacctgctgctcagcatcaacaaatacttcaggcacatccaggacttcctccacacccacaaccacagcgcctgcgcctgggaccacgtccgcctcgaagctcgcgtctgcttccaacacctccacaacctcacccgcgccatgcgcaactagcccaacgaccccgaccgaccccctcggccccgcgcacccccaccaccgcttctgggccgccgccccacccccaccgctgctctcccgcctcccctgacccacggcaagagccgctgcaagaacggccccgcaccctcggcctccaccgactgctcctctatttatacgacttattctatttattctgacaacgggttttatctatttattcacctatttattactcgacagaaaataaagacctcttgcaaaaagcttgccagcgcctcttgtctcaggagcacaggaacgcgcctttggggtggggggaagccaccgccacgcaacacctactccaagccctgctccaaacagggctctgcggagcctctgcccgctcttctcttgggcacctccccaaggaggcactttcctcaacctctccgcaaaacctctgccagggtttagccatcgtcatcacaatcacctcttcggccctcgcctcctcagcatttcacaccttccatcccgctttaggccgaccgacgagccctcaggacgaggacgacacggacctctcggagcggctcccgaggagggccacaaaagccatcaggggcggcttggaacgcctc encodes:
- the LOC142421575 gene encoding interferon-like; translation: MPAPASPQPRLRHGAPALLLLLTALATTLACHHLRPRDATFPWDSLQLLQAMAPSPPQPCHHQHAPFPFPDTLLHTNHPQQAAATALRILQHLFATLSSPSTPPHWDAQARHHLLNSLQHHVQQLQRCLPANGTLSQGHGPRNLLLSINKYFRHIQDFLHTHNHSACAWDHVRLEARVCFQHLHNLTRAMRN